DNA from Tachysurus vachellii isolate PV-2020 chromosome 22, HZAU_Pvac_v1, whole genome shotgun sequence:
TCCCTGGGCGCGTGTGTCCCTGGGCGCGTGTGTCCCTGGGCGCGTGTGTCCCTGGGCGCGTGTGTCCCTGGGCGTGTTTGTCTGGGTGTCTGGGAGTGTTTGTCCGTGCGTGTCTGGGTGTCTGGGAGTgtttgtctgtgcgtgtctgggAGTGTTTGTCTGTGGGTGTCTGGGAGTgtttgtctgtgcgtgtctgggagtgtttgtctgtgcgtgtctgggAGTGTTTGTCTGTGGGTGTCTgggagtgtgcgtgcgtgtctgggagtgtttgtgcgtgcgtgtctgggAGTGTTTGTATGCGTATGTctgggagtgtgagagagagagaaagtgtgtgtaagtaagaCTTTGTAGAGTGGGAGTGTGGTTGTGTGTCTGGATTcagtaataaacataaataatcagcgataaataaacacatcctGCTCATGTGTCCTGCTCTCACAGTAAACACATCACTGCACCATGGTTACTGTCACCACCTTAAAATGTCACTTATGTGGTTCATAAGCGGCAAACTCCTGACCAATAACAGCCCAGCCATGCTTTTAGAAcctgttgctatggcaacccGAGTGTAAATGGTTTTGGAGTTGAATTCTGCCTCTCGTTAGTGTTAAGAGATAAATCATTAGTCAAGGTGTTTGAGCGAACACTAATTCTGACGAATAAAagaacttttttctctttttccccccCAGCGATGACTCCGATGACAAAGTCTCCAAACCTAAAAATGATTCAGCAGGTAAGTCACACTCACGATCCATCAGCCCTGATTTACAGATGCTGTTAGCATCGTCGCAGATGTTAAACGTTTTCCCccgtttttacactttttttttttttttggcctgtcAGATGATTTCGGCAGCGACGAAGAAAACGACTTTggggaggaagaagaggaggaggaagacggAGGAAGTGATTACGAAGCCAAAAAGGGAAAGAAGGGGAAGAAGGCTAAAGTGGAGAAGCCGAGCAGAAGGTCACTGAAGAGGAAAAGGGATTCGggtgggtgccattacttttccTTCCTTATTGTCTTCGTGCTTGAGTTTGTTGTAGATGTGTTGTTTAGTAGTGTGtctcaaatgtgtgtgtgtgtgtgtgtgtgtgtgtgtgtggttctcaGCAGATGAAAGCGATGAGGATAAGGTGAGCCGGAAGCCCAGGCAGGTGAGACAAGCCGCCTCCAAGGCTGCGTCCAAACAGAGAGAGATCCTGCTCGGGGACCGAGGGAGTGAGGATGAGGATAAAGAGGAAGATGAGCACACCTACGTGGACCGTGAGAACGATTTTCTATATAATTTCTTAGATAAATTCAGATCGTTAGCATGAAATCACAAGTTCCTCCTTTTTCATACACAAGGCTGTTTACCTGTGTCCGTAACGCGGAACATCTGGAATCCCGTcgaccaatcagcattcagcAGGCGTGTAGCTGTGGTCCGAGTGTTGTAAAGTCTctagtgaaatgtttttgtgcctctctgtctgtctgtctgtgtttctccatctgtttatctgtctctctgcatcggagtctctcagtctctcctccttctgtctgtctgtttttcttatcatttctgtctctctatcttttaACCGTATTGAGATTACAGATGTTTCCTTTATCGCCGCTTCAacggatttgttttattttccgcTGTAGGAGTTTTTAGGGCTTTTTAAACGTAAGATCATTTTGTTGACGTTGAGCTCGTCTCTATGGTAGCGTTTAATTCTGACCCTCACGGCCGTTACAGAAGAGTCCGGGAGTGACGAGGACTTCATGGTGGACGACGATGACGACAGCGACTACGGTCACTCCAAAAAGAAGGGCAAGAAAGTGAGTCAGCGAGGACGCAAggtggagaagaaggagaagaaatctCCTAAACCCAGACTAAAGGCCACAGGTACGGAGAGAAGAGCTTCACCTCGCACCATGTCATCACTGACGGCTGATCTGTAGGTTGAGGAGACGGACAGAACGATGAAAGGATGGAAAGATGGACTGTGAGGCGGTAGAAGgacagagggatagagagagagtgatggtgaGAAAAcaacagatagacagaaagattcatagatagacagagagagggggggggtgaAGTGACAGACATgcaaatggagagagagatacagggaTGACGAATGAGCATAGAGATGGAGAGGTGGATGCAGATTGGGGGGAGGTGGGAGGGTGGAGACAAACAGGTGGATGAAGAGTGTTTTTTGACTGTGAAAAACActccagagacagacagactgacaaagAGAAGGAGGGATGGCAAGGAAGACAAGTGGATCCAGAGACAGAGAGtttggcagacagacagacagaaagagagagaaagagaaagacagcagGAGGAAGTGTCAGAAAGAtctagaaagagagagacagtgggatGGAGACATAGGCAGATGGATCTAGAGCtgaagggacagacagacagagcgagaagAAGACAGGAGGATGGTGAGACAGGCGGGCAGCCAGAGAGGTGGAGGGATGGAGTGAGACTTATGGACACAgatgaagacagacagagatggagagaaaactTGGCCCAAGTTGTGTGAGAGGGAAGAGAGGCTTAAGGACAGAACAAATGATGGATGTTCAGAGtgtctgagagacagaaagacagacagacagacgtagAGACTTCAGCTTTACAGACAACATCTCGTCTTATCTCCCTGTCGTGTCTCTCACAGTCACCCCGAGCCCCATGAAGGGAAAGGGCAAAGGTCGCCCGAGTGCAGCGAAGGCCCTGGAGAAATCCTCACctaaagaggaggaggagcccGAGAGCCCGCTAGAGGACGAGGAGGAAGACGAGGTGGAGAAGAAGAGCTCGCTGCCACCGTCTgccaaaaagaagaaaaacacccCTGACgacgaggaagaggaggacgaggaggatGGCTCAGAAGACGACGCGCCGTCTGGGGAAGATTAGCCACCTCGCGTCTCGTTTGCgctctctgttttctttctttctctcagtttatttttctctttcggAGGTTTTTCTATTGTTATAATTTGTCTGTGGTgacctggctttttttttttttttttttctttctttctgtatcaCAAAAACCATGTTGTCCCAGAAAGcatcagattgtgtgtgtgtgtgtgtgtgtgagagagagagagagagagagagaaagagaatgatgtatttgtattttttttattattattattttttttatttataggcAAGAACTATAAGAAAAGCCCGCCGCTCCTCCACTGCTCACGGGCTGCTGCTCTAACGGTTCTTGAGTTCTGGTTTCATCTCCACATAGTTCCTGCTGTTCCTCAGCTCTATGCCCGGTGATTTTCCTGCTCTAACACACTTGCCTCGACATCTTTTTAGCGACACAAATAAACACGCGCCTACAGGCATTTACGCATTTTATGAATCAGGAACGACCGACGACGGATAAACGATCGTCtagctgttttatttctgttaggacagggttgccagataaTCTCATAAATCACCGCTTACTCCTAACCGGTTTTAAAAACCTTTCGATTGATCACACActgaatacataaatacataattaaagcTAAACAGGGTAAATCTAAGCTACTAATCCAGAACAGTCTGTTCTGATAGGAATAACGAAAATAATACGTTTAAACggccttttaaaaaaaaaaaaactatcattTAAACTGTGAGTAAAGTCTAAACACTGCTTTACAATCGATCTGAGCCTTTGACACGTCAGACGATCGACCGCTACGACCCGACTTCGCTTCCCCGCGATGGTCGGAATCCAGAGAAGAGCGATTTATTTACGACGCACGTTATGGACAAGACAGGAGGAGGACGTCAGCGTGGTGGGACGTTGGAGCAGGAAAACACTACGATGTGCAGGAGAAGGTTAGAACTGAACCAGGATTTAGGAAactcccccccttttttttttttttttgacttacgattttaattattattatttttttttccctgaatgCTGTGACTGCTTAGAATTTCGCTTTTATTACGACGTTAAACTTGACGTACGGCTCGATGGCGCAGCGTCCGATGTTCTTCcagtctaattttttttttgcttgttttttttttttttttttttattcctattcCGTGTGCTGTTTTTACCTATTATTCAGTGGATTTCTCTAATTATTCcctgtctttattttttcatttttattttatatatatattagaatttttttttttttttcttttttcatttttttaaatcctacaGTATTTTGTAATCGTCTCTTAGTTAGCCTTTTTAAACCAGACGTGTTCAGGTGTCTCCCCTTTCTTCTGTCctaactttttttcttctcctaaCCTACAGAAGCTGTGCATCCGACTCTAATAGAAACGAACCGGTTcctttaccaaaaaaaaaaattacgacATATTTCTCAGTGCGAGCGAGTGAAGGCGGTAAAACGGTGTCACAGAGCAGGCAGAAAACACtcgtcttcattttttttttttttttaaggggttAAAACtccttaaaacttttttttttttttttgtgaggtgAGAGCTTCCTTTTGTGTCCACTACATCATCTCAGAAACGTCTTTGCGGTTttaatttagtgtgtgtgtgtgtgtgtgtgtgagagagagatggcggtCTTAAACAGTGTAACATTATAAaggaatgttttcttttcttcttcttcttcttctttttggtATTGATTTGATCCCATGCACGCTTTTTACACTCTGCTTTTATTCAGAGATGTAAACGCTTTAACGCTCTGGAAATTTCCTCTCATTGGACTCCAAGCGGCAGAAACCTGCTTTATTTGCTGCATTCTGACGtttcgagaaaaaaaaaaaaatacgagaTGGGACTTCTTTGCCGTCTGCACAGAGGAGTTTATTTCGTAGCCGTAAGCGCTGAAATTCGAGgagcttgtgttttgtttttgtttgtttgtttgttttttgttttgttcctcgTGACGTGGAAGCGAAGGTGAATCGATCCGGACCAGACGGAGAagtttgtaacgtcctgttcatCCTCTGCCTCGGTTCCTGTTCCAGCTTCAGTGCTTTAACATGATGGACTCTGAGCATTCTGTCATCTGTACACACTCTTCATGTGCATGAACTCCTCATGAAGCTTAATAGCGACCCAACAACACGGTTGTGTCATTTCCGTGCCAGGCATCACTCAGTATCACCCCACCGTCCCGTCCTCATCCTCGTCCCCGTCCCACACCGTACCTCAAACCCCGTAATCTCTCTTCCACTTCCCCAACAGCCGTCGTCTATCATTGTCCCCTCAAAAAAATgaccatttgttttgtttttgattttattttattttttttccccatcattCTCCTCGgaattttttgtaattttgtttttttttgtttttttttaagaaaagaaataaaaatgtatcttgatttaaaaaaaaaaaaaaaaaaaaaacttttgtcttATTGGTAAACCTGAATTTTTTTAGAGAAAATGTGAtagaaaatagatagatagagagagaaagagagagagagagagagagagagagaagagttgAAATCCTGTTCAGTTGTGTGATGAAGCTCAGTGTGATTTGTGTTTGcacatatgccccttttccaccaaaaagacccgggtgctggttcagagctagcactggtgctggttcaaagttggttccactggcgaaccttctaagaaccggtttgtctttccaccggctagagagcatcacagagccgagtctgacgtcactgtatacgtgtcacgtgtcccagcaacgttagcgcagcagcggcaaacacaaacacatcaacaatggtggatgttgttttactgttaattctcatggctttgtgaacctacattaacatccaaacacggcgaatccaacgtgtacgtgcagctccatgtaatctgtataaacggaggttgttatcgagaaagtacataacgttattttatcattaacacagaaaaaagttagtcttagcatgtagctacttactatcgtgtgtgctgataatgtatcatatcacggtaaagtaaaagtgtattaaacatcagtatacttaaggtacattatcaaatgcgctaacagtagccccgcccacaagcggttcttaagtctagaccaacaacgttttggtgctacttaagaaccacttttcctggttcagagccagtgctttggctgtcgaaaaagaaagaactggttctaaattaggctccgaaccagcactcaaactgcctcggtggaaaaggggcataagggAACCTCCTCCTGCTCTTTTACCTCTTCCTCCTATTATTTCATCTCTTTTTTACTATTTCCTCCTTTCCTcgttcttcttttcctcctcccccttcttttcctgttttgcttttcttcttctacttctcccttctttcttttcttttttttaccccttttctttttactttctttccatttttcttcctttctcctatgctcctccttctcctcttgtttcttcttcctcttctccattttttttctcttttattttctttatttctttcatccTCCCTTTTCTCCTCGTCCTTTCTTCCTCTGTCGAGTGTAGTTCTGTTTTCCCAAATTTAGAGGAGGAAAAATCATTTCCATGTTAAAACCATTTAATGTTAGTTATAAAAACATCAAGGCTAAATTTTCACACGTCGGCTGATCTAATTTAAAGGTTAATGTTAAGCGTGTCTTAAAGAAAGTGTCCCACGTGCCGTTACTGTGAGCGTTCGAGGTCCGTGCTTCACTACCTCGAGTAACGTTATCCGACAGGAAGCGGTTTAACGCATCACTTGTTCTGAATGGATTCCGTGTACAAGCTCAAGCTGGGAAACAAAGCCACACAATACGCTTTTGTTCTTCGTCTATTTTTATGATGAGTCTTCAGTAAGCGTTCCTGCTACCAGGTCGCCATGGCAATAACGGTTCTCAGTCGGAGGAGCAACTAGCCTAGCATTCCGAATTAGCGCTGAAATAAGACGTTCTGGACGGAGATTCGGTTCGTGGATAAAACGAAGGAGAAGCGGCGTGAACTATTTACGACGTGTCACGTGAAGCCTACCGTCTTTATTCCAATTGGTTGTCATCACACTAGACCAGTTTACCCATTGATCAGaataattatttgttattaacgTTATCCAAAATTCGCACgttatactttttatccatttatagttcaATTTAAAGTTGCTGTTACCGATTGCtcacgctggagactcctttcataaacaCGTCGCCGGTCGGGTGTCTGCCATCGCCATAGAAACAAAGGTGTTCATTTTACGACGTTAGTTGACGCTGTTGTGTCTACACTTTTCATTTTCGCTCTATGATCTAAACAACCCGGCGCGTTGAGTCTtctgtagggttttttttttcacttctatATTTCCTGGTGTCTTGTCGGCCGTCCGTGTCGGCGAGTTGAACCGCTTCCTCGTGCACAGAAATAAACCAAGTGTGAAACTAAGCAGCAAAGCCAAGACCTACAGCTCTCTAATGTGACCTCCTGTAGATTCAATACCCACACGGATCAGATACTTTCAGAAGGCTGCAGtgttttactctctctcactcactcactcactcattttctaccgcttatccgaactacctcgggtcacggggatctcaggcgtcatcgggcatcaaggcaggatacaccctggacagagtgtcaacccattacagggcagacacacactctcattcactcacgcaatcacacactatggacaattttccaatcTGTGTGGATCTACAGAGAACCTGTTCTGAAACACTGAGGGAAccttcctcctaactcctccttctcctcctcctcctcctactccttctttttcttcacttcCTCCTTCATCTATTTCCTCCTCCTTTTAATTTTCAACTTCtgcttcttcctcctcctcttcctcctcctacTAATTCTTCCTCAGTCACATAAAGAATATATTAAACCTGAAGGATCATGTTGTCAGTTTTCTTCATGAAGACACGTTTGGGGTTTTTGTCCTTTATATCTTTTCAGCTTCAGGTTTCTGACTGTTTGGCTCACCCTCATGGAGCAAATTTTCCAGGATTTGTTGATATTTGTTGAATGTTTTTACCCTCcgttaaatcacacacacacacattcacactctgcagacaatttagagacgaCAATCTACATACTGAACTTGTTTTTGGAccagaggaggaaaccggagaatcACTGGaggttgtgttgttttgtttgtttgtttgtttgtttttctttctttctttctttctttctttttaacccCTAATACACCTCCTTCTATACTTTATCACTTGATTCTCCTTCAATTTGTCTAGATATTACTTTACAGACTCCGCCCTTTGTGGCAGTAAAATAACTCCAAGTTTGTTCAAAAATAACTCCAAATATCTCTAGAAACTCACTACAACATCCAAAATTATGAACATCTCAGTTCTATCATGTATAAAGTTTATAATTTTGCACTAAAATTGCACACATCTGCAATTTCTAATGGTTTGTTTTtagatattatatatgtgtgtgtatatatatacatatatatatatatatatatatatatatatataattttattttttacttttcctacctgtatatttatagattttttttattgtagttcTATTCTGTTCTAGCCTCATTGTAATCTTGACATAAAAAAGGTTGTGTACGTGACAGAAAATTTTAATTCGAGATAAAATCGAAGATTTTAtcgagaaaaaaaacaaaaacgtaaaATGGACAATAAACCGACGGATCAGTTCACAGACCAATCTGTTAGCTGTAATAATTCtacactgtttatttaaagttgATCAGGTCAGAGCTCTAACATGATTTCACACATTTCTCAGATCTGTATCGTGACTGAGGGACGACGTGGGTTTCATTGTCAGCTCTTAAGAAGCTGAATTTCAAGTTCTACGCTTGtacagggtttttttcttttccagtcATCAGCAGTACAGACTTCCTTATTAAACTCCTCCCTTTCAGCTGAGATGAAGCTTCAGGTCACAGTGTGACACACTGCACATGTGAGGAGACGACTGAACACCAGAAGGAACCTCGTCATCACACTGAGCCTGAACGTACGtacatctctctcgctctgtctcttcataaatatatatacactatatacacgtgtgtgtgtgtgtgtgtgtgtaaggaatgCAATGCTATGGTCAACACTATCCACACATACTGAGAAACAATGCTTTAAAGGAAAAGTTGGGATGTAAATCAAGCTCTAATCGCTCACTTACTTTActctaatttaatttttaatccaTCAGTATCATCATATTCGTTTGCTATCTAGATTATTTGCCATTTCTTTCTAAACAAAACTCCAAATACGtttattacattaatacattacatgtgtttattgtctttttttttttaacttaattaaTATTTGTCATATTTAGAAAAATCCAGATTTCTATAATGTGCAATCTTAAGTCAATAACAagaaaaaactaataataaaggagttaaatttatttatatttataatgttaaaaCAGTGCATAAATGAACTTTCTATTTGTTAATAGATATTTTGaatatgtatattaataattagaatatttcatatttcatataatatatatataagctatTTATTCaactttaatataattaaatgatttataaaacattagaattatattcaaattaaaatgatttcataaaaatatttcaaaaattaTATCTGcatatttctaattatttagaatttttgcTAGAaacttctatatattttttacgcATGCAAATGAGAAGTTCAAAACAGTCTTAAAGCTTTAAAGCAGTACATATTATAGAAAGCTCTCGTGTTTCTAATCggcttctttattttctttctgtgtcATATGATGGGGCACAAATTAAACGAACAATCTCGACCGGTTTGTGTATCAGTAAATCCGCTGTAAGCTCGATTACAGATCAGAGATTACGAGCTGCTTTTAAAATGGCTGGATGGCGGCTGGATATTTGAATCGCTACgaaattcatttcttttacacTCTCAGATCTTTcattctcaatttttttttactttttttttcatgccaaGTTAATCGTAAacctaaaaataaaagtcattttccTTGTTTTCCCATTTTCACGAACGATGAACGTGTACACACAGAGCCTTCAGATAAGACTCTCTCAGCTTCTTAAACATCTCACCTTATTTCTTTACCCAGTGTGTTGAGTTCACATGGAAGTCTGCGTCATACCTCACTTTACTGATACACCATAAAGCTCCATAaaactgtttcctgtttcatcTGACTTCATCAAACTTCAGGTCACGTCCGTATAATGCTTTACGTTCAgatataataaacagatttataatAAACAGAGCGAATTTTCCGAGCCAGGACAGTCTAGTTAGCGTTCAATCTCCAAAACACCTTTAGAGTCTGGAAGTGTACGCTGGAAAACTTTTCTCAGACTAACCTTAGAGGTCTGTGAATATTTGTACTCAATACGAAGCGCgttattatttaagaaaaactcatttatatttctatacaatgaCAGAAGGAGTTTCCAGATTCAGCGTTTGGTTTGTCTTTACAACAGATGTGTGGACGATGTGtgatttctcagtaacatgacgagctgagtgtgtgtgtgtgtgtttttgtcgtATTAACTACACAAGTTGTGAACTACGCCTCTGTCTAACGTAAGcgaaaacagaaaacaggaactaactcgTTTCAGAGACTCTTCAGGACGTTAACAGAGCTGGATGTAAACCGTTAAAAAGATCGATGCGTCCTGgtttaatacacatttttgAAAATTGCTGCCACTCTGCTGtcatataagaggaataaaacatcagAAGAGCAACAAGTGACATTgtgacaaagcagctttatagcaATCCGGATGAAAACAAGCAAAACTTCTCgtaatgttgaaaaaaaaaataacacgaATCCATGCATCATAtgtataaccacacacacacttaatcacCCCTGTGTGTTTGCACAGCAGTGTGACTTGAGTTGACTAAATGGGTGGTGATACATCACTGGCAGTTACACTTCCTGCTTGTAAACCTCAGAGATCCTTAGTCACTCGTTCCTGTTGACACACAATGAGTTTGCGGCTCAAACAAAGACGTTTTCCACACAGTGAATCCTCAGAAATTAATAAGAAATGACTACCAATTTCATAAGTATCCGTTTGTAAGTGTTTCCTCTCAGGGAAGTAAGACGTAGTAAGTAGGTTTGCAGTAAGACGTTTACAGTAAGTAAGAAACACTCTTTTTTTCTGCTGAGACAGAAGCTCAGTTATGGACGTGATGCTCTGAAAGCTGAAATGTTACGCTGGAGTCACCGAGTGGACAtgaaaataataagaaacatCAACAAACTAATCTCAAATGTagattatatcatttttatttttctgaacttaataaaataaaattatgttggccatcaatatatattttttttaatt
Protein-coding regions in this window:
- the nucks1a gene encoding nuclear ubiquitous casein and cyclin-dependent kinase substrate 1a isoform X2; this translates as MSRPVRNRKVVNYSQFNESDDADEYEQGSDKPKKMRAAPREIKHKKTKNSQEESDDSDDKVSKPKNDSADDFGSDEENDFGEEEEEEEDGGSDYEAKKGKKGKKAKVEKPSRRSLKRKRDSDESDEDKVSRKPRQVRQAASKAASKQREILLGDRGSEDEDKEEDEHTYVDQESGSDEDFMVDDDDDSDYGHSKKKGKKVSQRGRKVEKKEKKSPKPRLKATVTPSPMKGKGKGRPSAAKALEKSSPKEEEEPESPLEDEEEDEVEKKSSLPPSAKKKKNTPDDEEEEDEEDGSEDDAPSGED
- the nucks1a gene encoding nuclear ubiquitous casein and cyclin-dependent kinase substrate 1a isoform X1, with the protein product MSRPVRNRKVVNYSQFNESDDADEYEQGSDKPKKMRAAPREIKHKKTKNSQEESDDSDDKVSKPKNDSADDFGSDEENDFGEEEEEEEDGGSDYEAKKGKKGKKAKVEKPSRRSLKRKRDSADESDEDKVSRKPRQVRQAASKAASKQREILLGDRGSEDEDKEEDEHTYVDQESGSDEDFMVDDDDDSDYGHSKKKGKKVSQRGRKVEKKEKKSPKPRLKATVTPSPMKGKGKGRPSAAKALEKSSPKEEEEPESPLEDEEEDEVEKKSSLPPSAKKKKNTPDDEEEEDEEDGSEDDAPSGED